TCACTATGACCTTTGGCTAGTCACCTAATTTCACCAATTAGTTTGCTATATTCTTTGTTACTTCTGCTATTTTGGCTAGTACACAAATTCGCTCTTATTATTACGCCGCCTTCTAGGGGGTTGAGAGAGTCAGTATTTTTGGGTTGGGTTGATCCGCATCAACGTCGCCCATCTCTCTCTCGGACTTCTTTCCACCAGCAGAAGATTCACGGGCCTTCTTGTTGGCTTCAAGGAGCTTATCGAGATTTGCAAAAGTGTTTTTAATTATACATGCATCCTCGATTTCATTGTATGCTTTTTACATGTTGGACCGCATTTCCCGGATGTATGCCAGATCTCTGACCGCCACGAAGTTGCGGTAGATGGCTTCGTCCATCTCTCCTTGGGATTTCTAGGATTGAACTAATATGGCAGGATCTTGATCTTCACGGTAAGCTTTCTCCATCTCTGAAAACACTGACCGGCAATAAGCCAAATCCCTCTCCACCAGAAACTGTTCGTATATGGCTTCGGGCGATGGAATAAATTCCTCCAAGGTTTTGATTGCAAGCATCTCCATCTCTCTCGTATCTTCCATCTCTCTcgtattatcaaaaaaaaaatgtgagaccatatatttagcaaaaaaaaaactgctggATGAATGTTAACCTATAGTTAGAAGTTAGAACTTAACCATGATCGAAATAAATCTTGGTGCCTATTAGTTATATAATATGCTCCAACTTTGCCCATCGTAAAATTCACATGTAAactatgaatattttttttgagaaaaatataattgtcaTCTCTAAATGTTGACCGtgtgattttaaattttaaaaattcttatttatctctttttaattagccaatcaaaatacaaaaatttgtcatgttatatttttactattatttgaAAACACACTTCAAGAACAACTTTAGTTTTTATAAGAATTAACATACCCATACCATTGGGAtcatataactaaattaaatcAGAGATAAAATTGTCTTTTGATCTCTCCTCTTATCAGATATACACGCGGATCCCGGCTCAAATCAGAAATCATCAATAATaaattctgatttgttttgCAAAAATGGTTTGTTGGTTTGGTGGTATGAGAAAGCAGATACAAACGACTGTGCGATCCTCCTCAAGTCCAGTGGCGGATCCAGGAAAATATTTGGTATGGGCACTGaaataatatagttaataaatattatttttttttgtttatgttaaagtatatattttgcatttttgaatatattctaAGGTATGAACTATGAAGTCCAAAAAATGAACCAAACTTTTTGAAAGTATTGTTTATATTGGTTGATGATTATGCTTAGTTAGATACatacttaatttattaattaggaAATACACAATTACAAACTTATCattcattataaaatataaatatttgtaatatattttaaatcactTATCTTAATTATCatatcacacaaatttaaagcctaaaaataagaaattaactacaaaagagataaaaaaaattaatgttactaatataatagtttattacttatattttttaaaattaagatatatgtctactttgtaataaaagaaatgtgaataaagtgaaaatagaaataattcatatagttttatttaagaaaaaaatggaataagAAAATGCCTTAGGTAAACAAAAGACTCCAACAAATTTAAactgaccaaaagaaaaacaaaaaagaaaaagaaatatatcaagTGCTAAGGGCATCTGCATTGGGAGAACATTTTTGGGTgtttttagagtaaaaatattatgaaaataatgtaagatcattagtttagatcttttgttaagaagttggttattgggagaacatgtttaagatcataagatttaataatataataatcttaaacatattacaattttaaaaactttaaaaactttaaaaaataacatttaaattgcaaaattaaaaaaacttatactaaaattcaaaatacaataccacatttttatgaaacaaaaaaacattaaagatataaataaagaaacaaacaaacatattacagttttaaaaactttaaaaaataacatttaaattgcaaacttaaaaaacttatattaaaattcaaaatacaataccaattttttatgaaacaaaaaaacattaaagatataaataaataaaaacaaacaaacatattacaattttaaaaactttaaaaataacatttaaattgcaaacctaaaaaaacttatactaaaattcaaaatacaataccaaatttttatgaaataaaaaaaaacattaaagatataaattaaaaaaaaacaaacaaaacttcctccaaacaaataaatgttttctcctttaCAAAAAATTGTATTCATTCACGAGTTGCCACATCACCCAAGAACTGACCcaaaatcagttctacatcaagaaccaaCAACATGTTCTTCACCCGCtgttctttatatttttaattttaaaaaggcTTAGAACACCCAAAGTGTTCTCCGAATGCAGATGGCCTAATTGAGAAACGAACTCAGGACCTAATGCTTATCATTGGGAACAATTACCAACTGATCTAAAGATTCTAATGGTATATTGTTAATAGCAGAACATTTCTCTTTGACATCAAATCAATAGCAAATAAAGGTGAAAAAGTAAACGattatttctctctctaacagtgagttcgccctagccgccGAGTAACTCGAATTTTGATCTCCGTTTACCCTCTCCGGTAGTCGGCGCTCCTCGCTGGTGCCGTGAGAGGGTCCCTTTCTCTTTGCTTAGTTTTTGGTGTCTTTGTCTCCGACTCTGTTCGatctggtttggtttggtgtagAAGTAGGCTTCTTGGCTTGGTAAGTGGATCTCTTGGTCTGACTTCTTTGTTGATCTGCTAGATTGCTAGTCGGCTTAGTTTGTTTTCAAGTTAGGGTTCTTTTAAGCAGAAACTTGGCCTTCGATTGGGGAATCTTATGGTTTGTTTGGAGTTTAGAGTTTGGTTTTTAGGAGGCGGATGGAGCTGTCAATTCTTTTGGGCTTTGTGGTTGCAAAGAAGAAGTTTAGTATTTTCTGGATCTGGTAGATCCACGGTGCAACTCGAAGActatttttccttctttgtttgATCCCTCCCTAGTGTTGTCGCTGCTCATTTGTATATCATCGTTTGAAGccttcatttttgtttgtttggttgtgatTGCGTTACCCCCCCCACCCCCAGCCTTTGTCGTTCCTCTCACCCTTGGTCTGCTTGCCTTCCTTTGATTCCCATTTGGTTCTTTCCCTTTTTAAGCTTGGGCTCTGTTTTGTTGGGAAGATATGCTAGTCTTCTAAGTTGGCAGTTGGTTCTCCTCATTTTTTGTTACTCGTTTGTGGTTGATAGCTTCTTGTATCCTCCTTGTTCTCATTTGAGTTCGAGTGTGCAAGTGGTTAGGCTTTGCTCCTTGTCTCTGCTTTGCAGATCTGGCTAGATCTGATTGCGTTTTGGAAGGCTTCTATCTAGACAATAAAGGACGCTGCAGTCGTCGTCGTCGCATCCGGAAGCGTGTTCGTGTCTTCGCTTTTCGGGTTATGAAGGCTTGGTTCTGGTTCTGAGAGATCAGCTTTCAAAAGGATATGAGGTGGCTGATGTTATTGTTGGATTGGCCGTGCACATCCTTGATAAATCTCTTCTGCATGACTTCAGAGAAGAATTCCTCATGCTTATTAAGATTAGTATGTTTAGTAAGGTTTAAGCCTAGGTGTCTTTGCTTATGGTTTAAAAGTTTGTTCTCTCTCGTTTTaggtttcagtttttttgctttgctttaaGTATTTTGTGTTCATGTTTAGATTCCAGGGAATTCTCGTTTTCTGTTGGCTTAGACTTTGCGGACATTATGTTGTCCGCTGACTTTGTATCTCACCTTTGGTACCAAAACTAGTTcactaataaaattttagacgacagaaaaaaaaaaaaaaaagaggatcaTGAATGTGTGGactattttcaatattttattaattgtttttcaCCACACTTGAAAATAGTCCACACACTCGTGATTTttcaccaaataaaatattgaaaataattacaTTACATACAAGTATACAACCCCACACACTCTTGATTTATCAACATATTTATTATGAGTCAATGTTTGGTATAAGGAGTGTAATTATAAGATTTGTTTGAAAACTTAGGGAATGGTACGCTGAAATAGCAAGAGAGAGTTTAAACTTGGGGTCTAGCTTGGACGATGTAAATATGGCCACCTTTGACAACACCTTCGATGTCTTGAGGAGAACCATAGAGCGTCTCTATCACATTTCCAGCTTCTGCAATTGTTGAGAACAGGCGCATTTGAAAGGCTTTGTCCACTATTAGTGGCTCCCTTGAGTAATCCACCACCACTTCCTCCGCTTCATCCATTATCACACTGCAGCAATTACACCCTTCTTCAGCTTTTGAGTTCCGAAAAAAGActgaaaacagagaaacacacataaacaaaccTGTCGTAAAGTCCAGCGCCTGCGTTTCCCTCGAGATCCTCATTGTTTGAGTCTGACCGGAATATGATTGAGGGTTTAGAATACAGAGCTATCCTCTTACTTGGGTAGCTGATCACCTGTACAACCCAAAATTTACCACTCACTTTGTTAAAATTCTATTCATTTATAACTGAAACTTAAGAGACAAAtacaatctttttgtttcttacagtTGGAGACTTTAGGTTCGTTTTTTTGGTGATGAAGCTCATTGCTCGTCCTGGATATGCTCCAACCAAGGTCTCTCCCAAACCCTTCACAACCTGAGAAAACACAGTTTTATGATAATTGGATttttacttgaatttttttgaatatggaGCAAGTTCTATAGTTTACCTCTGTGTATATTTCTGTAGAGTCACCAGAGACAGGATTATTTGTGTGGATGACAAAAGCATAATCGCCACATATGACTTCTTGAATTAGCACCGCCATGCAAACGGCATCATGGTCAAGCCTAGTTTTTTTGCAACTGACATAAGCTCTCTCATTCCACTTTGAAGCCCAGACCTATGGAGATGTGAAGATCAGGAATGCACTTGGTTCTTTTCATAATACACTTACATTCAAAGAGATTCCTACCTTTTTGATTGCCATCCACGATCGGTTCCAACCTGGTTCATCTCCAAGACCCGACATTCTTTCACTTCTCAATTTGTTCATCAGTTCATTTCTCtaccaaatatttaaaaacccAACATGTGATACATATAAATCAtgaacagagagaaagaaaaacaattatatgaCCAATTACCAGAGCCATTGGAGCGCTCATTTGTAAAATAGCTTCTTGAATCGCCTTAAGTTTTGTCAGATCTCCTCTGTTAAGAGAATCCTTAAAGGCAGAAATCTTGCGTGCTACATCCTGAAAAGCAATGGAtccgacaaaaataaaatatatgagaGGGCTCTGTATCACAAACTCAATGAGGATTTGATTTGATCATGTGGTAGCCATTCCTTGCAAAACTTTTTAAGAGtttcaagaaaagagaaattgatAAGGCAACATGATTTTAGCTATACCTTATTGGAATGATCTGAGAGTGCATTCTCAAATGTTCCGAACGGAAGAGCAACTGAGGTAGGTATCTTGATCCATGATGGAACTCTTTCTCGTAGAAACTTGATGTTGTATGATTTTGAACCAACCTACAAAAACTCAGTCAAATGGTATTCTCAAAATGTAACTTTTTATCTTCACGAATCTGGTTTTTACTTACCATTTCATCAGTGAATTCCTTGGATGATATCACATAGTGGCCACAAAACTTCTTCCCCTTAGAGATCACTCCCCGTGGAACCgaagaaatataaatatgacGGACAGAGACATCAGAGATGTTGCCATCACTACAAGTGATATAAACTCCGAGATATCAGAAAACCCATCTTTTAGCGTAAAGAACAGTGACGACATAAGAGTTCGATTACCTGATACGTAAACCAGTAGACATTGTATGAATAGATATTGCTCTCCCTTCCTTCAACTTGAGATTCCTAAGAACATTCTGATCGAAGCATGTAGCAAAGCATATCTGCATCAGACAAACTTGAATTGAGAAGCGGACATATGTAAAATGTGAACATCTTGGTTCCTATTTTTGCAGCATTGTGTAATGATATATATTGGATCAGAAAATAGTACATGCCTTGCTGTTTCTTGCTCTAATAGAGACATGAGACAAGATATCAATCATACTAGGAGTCAGCACAGCAACAACGCCATCAGGGATCTCCTCTTCTCCTGTGACTTTACCAGCGATAATTACAGTTGGCTTCGAGTAAACTTTATTCTGAACTACAATCAACTCATTTACACAAACCAAAAACCCATATGCATCCGCTGAGCTGATAACCTGCCAACTGCTCAACCAGATAAAATTGGTTTagagcaaaaaataaataaataaaggttcAGTAACACCTTCTACATGAAGTAGTCTGAATTATAGTCTGTTTTTTTAAGCTCAAAAACGTATCTTACCAGCCTAAATTCGCCATTTTCCTGAGAGAAGGATCAAATCTGTTAACAAGAGTTGATAGAACGGCCCCTGGTCCTGCTCTTATAACCTCTTCAGTGAAAACATCAATCTGAAATAAGAAACCCAAATGgatttctattaatatatatatatatatatatatatcaacttttagacattattatataaagaagaaagtggAGTCTAATTGAAATATACCCCATGCTTGTCAATACGTAACAGTTGACCAAGATATTTTGCTGTAGGCTCTATTAATCGAAAATAATGCTGACATCTATCTGCAAGTACTAGTTGTAAACGGTCAAGGACGGCTTTTGTTTGCAATGCCCACTGAACATCATGAGGTCTGTAAGTCTCACTGACACGGTACCAATCCTAGACGCGAAAGAGAAGCACAAGTATTATTCGTATAAGAACACTGAGAGTCAATCTTTGAAAGAGAAATAACGGGAAAGAGTTAGAAGATATAACATGCCTTTGTGCAGAAGATAATTTCTTCATTGTTAAATGTAGATAAGCACAGATTCTCAAGCACCAcgcaaatgaaaaatataatttcctGTTACAAAGAGGGAGAAAGAAGATCATACCTCACTCTTAGGTGTAAAGACTAATATTTGCCTACAAGGAAAAGTATAATAGTTTTAAACTACAACAGTAACAGATACCGGTGGGTTATTGATGTTTAAGGAGATGAGTCTCTTCTCTATTGTTGTTTTAAAACACGACTCCAAAGCAATGTCCAAAAATAGTAAATCTTTAGCCCTCGGACGAGGTGCTCGTAGTGCAGGGTGTAACTCAATGCGAGCATCAACTAACTTCTGAAAAATTGCATAAAAGTAagcataaaaaaacaaacaatacgGAGTAAGACTGGCAATAGGAAGGATATGTGCTATTAGAACCTCTATTAGGGAGTCAGTGTTCTCTTCGTGGACAAGCCTCTTAACTAAATTCAGTAGATCCTACCATACAATGGAAATGAACGCTCTGTTAGGATTTTGGATGTctttataatgtataatatatcTTACTGGAAAAATATACTATGAGGATATTGTACCTGCAATTTTGGTGATAAACCATTGACAGCAAAGACATGATGaccctgaaaaagaaaaagaaaatgaaaggaTGAGATATTATTCTAAACAAAGGTATGGTTGTTGAGGAGGATATGTGTCCCAGAAATCAAAAAAGTTTGGATCATGAACTATTTACCTTAGATGGAGAAAGGAACGTATCAATAGCAGACTCAAGGTCTGCACCTGAATGAACTGCCTACAAAGGCAGGTAGAAAACAGCTCGTTTAGATATTCAAGATACTGAAAGTAGAGGATGAAGCTAAAGGTTGTTGTGTAATGTGTATATTCCTGATATTACCGGTCCCAATTGCAATGCAATCATAATCTAATGAAGGCCAGAGGGATATATGTtcatcatcacaatagtgttgGGCTTAATTACTAAGCTAATTACAGTTTGCGCCGAAGAATTCTTTAATGGATCAGGAAAAGAAAATTAGGCTGAAAGTGCAGAAAATAGGGATACGATTGTTATTATAAATACCTTTAATGTTTTTAAGTACATTGTAAGGTCACGGATGAGTCCTTCTTTGCCATCACCTCTGAAACGAGGCTCTGATACTATGGGACGGTCATAACTTGCAAGCCTTTCTTTTGTGATACCATTGGCCTTTAGTGTTTGCCAGTAAGCATCGATCCTAAAGTCAGATCTCACATAGTTTAAGAGAGCCTGTGGCAGAAGAATAAAACTCATCAGAGATTCTCCACGTGAAAAATAAACAGATATCACATCTCTGATTTACCAATCTCTAGATGTGAGTAGCTTACATCTCTGATTTACCAATCTATAGATGTGAGTATCTTACTTCATTTTGAAGCatatttcatcatatatatatatgtacctcgCAAATTATCACATCATCTGCGCTACTGTTGTTGTGCAGCTTTTGGTGCCACTCTTCCATCATGCCGGATTTGCAGTGGTTATTTCTCTaacaaaagataataaagaCAAGTAAAGGTTAAAGACGTAAAAAGAAACTACTCTAACAAGACTAGGAAAAGTTTTAGCTGCAGAGATGTTGAATTATATACCTGAATAACAAGGATTTCGTCACGGATTCTCTGCCCAACATCACCTTGACCTCCACGACCCACAAGTGCCATAGTTAGTCTCACAatttctctctttattggttgctgcaaatatattttctccATCAAATTGGTGAATCTTTCTAGCGCTTCACTAATTTCCCTGCATAAAAAGACTTGAGGCATAAAAAGTCTGATCTTAAGGAAGAAGACATATGATCAATTAAAATTAGCCAATGAAACAATAGCTCTACCGAGGTTTCACGTTATAGTTCTTATTCCAGGTAAGATGTCTGGTGGCCATGAACCTCATCCACACCATTATACCAATACAACCACCTTCTCCTTCATCCTTACAACGCTCGGTCAACTCTGTTGCGATGTTGAACCTGCCAAGCTATGCATATCAGAAACTTCACTAACATCTAAGAAGGAAAATTAGGTTTCAGATACTTTGACTTACCTGTGCATCAATGATCTCTCAGCTTCTTTCTCTCGCTCAGATATTTCATCAAGCAACCATTTAAGAATATACTTTCCATCCACGTCAAGCTAATCAGGagaataaatatgttttaaaagtgaaatataGTAATAACAACATCCCAAACCACTGACGGTGTGATGGCTTTAACTCACCTTACCCCTGGTACTGGCTGTTGATTTCAGGTTTACAACGAAGTTGGCTCCATTATTGTTTACCCAGTAGCCTCCAGACCATATCACAAATTGGATACCAACAAAACCgacttgttttaaatttatatcaatAAACTTTTCCAATGCGAAAAAGATGAGAAGCGTTAGTAGATAAAAGTAATAATAGAAgtactttaaaacaaaagacGGCAATCgctgtaaaaaaatattcagtGCATGTTTTACCTGATAAGAGTGTTCTCTGTTCGACATATCTGTAAAATGTGTTTGACATGCTCCATGAACAAgttttgatttatcaggtaaCACATCAGGTGGTGGAATCTATTTAGAGTTAAAAAAATCAGTCTTTTATTGAGAAGATTGTGATAAGACATATATACAGAAGCACGAACATCGTACCAACCACTCTCCTGCAGAAGACTTGGCGACTCCCCAATGGAGAACTGTTGGACCAGCCATGTTTGTGGCAACCCATAAGCGACAATCTCCCTTAACATCTCTCTGGAGAACCTAACAAAATTACATAAGCCAGAAATTATCTAGCAGTTATTAAAAACTACCAATAATGAATTGACTGTATAAACAAGTGGTATTACAAACCGTGATCTCATAGTTTCTGACATGAAAGATTTTCTGTGAAACTACATTTTCTTTGCCGATAGATCTCTTGGAGAGTTCGGCAAGGACTGTACTTTGCACACTTCCATTTCTGTTGATTGGTTCGGCATATTTCTGTAACCATTTCTGAACATCATGCTTCCGTCGATATGATTGGTTCATTGATTGATGTGGCTCACTGGTTACTTCTTTCTCCACTGGTACTGTAGAGTTAGCGTGCAGGTCGTCCAAAGATATTCCTCTAGCGAGCTCCGCTTGGAGCTCTCTTATTGCGTTGTCATAGTCTATCTGAAATGAAATAAATGCAAGATACGAGAGACAGCACCGACTTTACAACTCATAAACACAGAGATGAGTAGTTTAGAGCAAGAGTTACATCGCAAAGCAAGTAAAGAATTACTTAATAAAAAGATCAGCGTATCTACTTAATGGACCAATTTAACCTGTTGTTCACGTGCAGAGCTTTGGGGACGGCCCCTCCGGTCCCATATCTTATGTGCTCTTCTTTCTATCAGATTATTTGGAATCCGATGATGAGCATGCAGATCATTCCAGGGAATCTCAACCCGGAAGTTTCCATTTTGTTGTTTCAACCTGAAATTTTCATTAGGCATCAAGTAGAGACGTGAACTGCACCCCGTTCATCCCTCAGAAGACACAAGTATCAAGTATGACTCAATTATAGAAAAGAACGAATTACGCACCATCTGTTATGGCTACCATCTTTCAACACAAATTCAATCGCACGTACCCTTGGATCCCGCAACTCAAGGATCACTACATAAGCATTCCCACTCTGCAGTAGAGAGAAGAAATACTTTGCTGAAAAAAACTGACTTCTAGATAAAACCTTGTAGATAAGCAAGAAATGTAAGGGTTATGTAGACCTTCACAAATGGAGTCTGCAATGCACCTTGCTTTGAGGAATGTTCAGATGGGACAAACCAGTTGCTGTAGATAACATAAGTCAAAACATACAGATATTTAAAGTATAAACTCTGTCTTAAAGATCATTCATCACTCACTTATTCCCTTGGTAAATACAACCCCAATGAAGAATCCATGTGCGAATGCAGTTCTTAATGTGAAACTCAGCTCTTACACTGCTCCCATTCGGTAAACCAGTGACAGTGATCTGAACTGATACCAAGATTTAGTCCAAAATCTGAAATTATAAATTCCAGCAGGACAGCAGAAAGAACAGACCTGCAGCTCCATCCCTTCTATTAGCTGGAATTGTTGGACTTTAGAGGTTGCCATGACAGCTATTCATAAAAAGAGTTCACTAGTTAGCCTCAACTAGAAATCTAGAATTATGAATGATCGCCGATAGTTTCAAACAATAAAACTCGAATTTCCAGTTGATGGACCACAGTGCACTACTGTCATCTTGAAACAGCATCAGAGTAACAACAACACTATTTATAAAGCGTTTATATTGAGTATTGACATGCCTTCTTCATGCATAACACATCAAAAAGCAAAACTAATTGTCCGACCAGTTTTTTTCCTCACGTTTANNNNNNNNNNNNNNNNNNNNNNNNNNNNNNNNNNNNNNNNNNNNNNNNNNNNNNNNNNNNNNNNNNNNNNNNNNNNNNNNNNNNNNNNNNNNNNNNNNNNNNNNNNNNNNNNNNNNNNNNNNNNNNNNNNNNNNNNNNNNNNNNNNNNNNNNNNNNNNNNNNNNNNNNNNNNNNNNNNNNNNNNNNNNNNNNNNNNNNNNNNNNNNNNNNNNNNNNNNNNNNNNNNNNNNNNNNNNNNNNNNNNNNNNNNNNNNNNNNNNNNNNNNNNNNNNNNNNNNNNNNNNNNNNNNNNNNNNNNNNNNNNNNNNNNNNNNNNNNNNNNNNNNNNNNNNNNNNNNNNNNNNNNNNNNNNNNNNNNNNNNNNNNNNNNNNNNNNNNNNNNNNNNNNNNNNNNNNNNNNNNNNNNNNNNNNNNNNNNNNNNNNNNNNNNNNNNNNNNNNNNNNNNNNNNNNNNNNNNNNNNNNNNNNNNNNNNNNNNNNNNNNNNNNNNNNNNNNNNNNNNNNNNNNNNNNNNNNNNNNNNNNNNNNNNNNNNNNNNNNNNNNNNNNNNNNNNNNNNNNNNNNNNNNNNNNNNNNNNNNNNNNNNNNNNNNNNNNNNNNNNNNNNNNNNNNNNNNNNNNNNNNNNNNNNNNNNNNNNNNNNNNNNNNNNNNNNNNNNNNNNNNNNNNNNNNNNNNNNNNNNNNNNNNNNNNNNNNNNNNNNNNNNNNNNNNNNNNNNNNNNNNNNNNNNNNNNNNNNNNNNNNNNNNNNNNNNNNNNNNNNNNNNNNNNNNNNNNNNNNNNNNNNNNNNNNNNNNNNNNNNNNNNNNNNNNNNNNNNNNNNNNNNNNNNNNNNNNNNNNNNNNNNNNNNNNNNNNNNNNNNNNNNNNNNNNNNNNNNNNNNNNNNNNNNNNNNNNNNNNNNNNNNNNNNNNNNNNNNNNNNNNNNNNNNNNNNNNNNNNNNNNNNNNNNNNNNNNNNNNNNNNNNNNNNNNNNNNNNNNNNNNNNNNNNNNNNNNNNNNNNNNNNNNNNNNNNNNNNNNNNNNNNNNNNNNNNNNNNNNNNNNNNNNNGAAATGTAAGGGTTATGTAGACCTTCACAAATGGAGTCTGCAATGCACCTTGCTTTGAGGAATGTTCAGATGGGACAAACCAGTTGCTGTAGATAACATAAGTCAAAACATACAGATATTTAAAGTATAAACTCTGTCTTAAAGATCATTCATCACTCACTTATTCCCTTGGTAAATACAACCCCAATGAAGAATCCATGTGCGAATGCAGTTCTTAATGTGAAACTCAGCTCTTACACTGCTCCCATTCGGTAAACCAGTGACAGTGATCTGAACTGATACCAAGATTTAGTCCAAAATCTGAAATTATAAATTCCAGCAGGACAGCAGAAAGAACAGACCTGCAGCTCCATCCCTTCTATTAGCTGGAATTGTTGGACTTTAGAGGTTGCCATGACAGCTATTCATAAAAAGAGTTCACTAGTTAGCCTCAACTAGAAATCTAGAATTATGAATGATCGCCGATAGTTTCAAACAATAAAACTCGAATTTCCAGTTGATGGACCACAGTGCACTACTGTCATCTTGAAACAGCATCAGAGTAACAACAACACTATTTATAAAGCGTTTATATTGAGTATTGACATGCCTTCTTCATGCATAACACATCAAAAAGCAAAACTAATTGTCCGACCAGTTTTTTTCCTCAcgtttacctttttctttcacCTTTGGCTCTCTTCACGAAGTTGAGATGTTTCTATGCCTTAACCGTAGTCAAGTCTACACTAGCTCTTCAGGAAATCACGCAACTAGTTTCCtgtatcaaaatatattttgtaaacagTATCAATTACACAGGTACAGCATAAGAGAGAATTTGAGAAAAGC
The sequence above is a segment of the Camelina sativa cultivar DH55 chromosome 10, Cs, whole genome shotgun sequence genome. Coding sequences within it:
- the LOC104717833 gene encoding alpha-glucan water dikinase 2-like isoform X3; protein product: MATSKVQQFQLIEGMELQITVTGLPNGSSVRAEFHIKNCIRTWILHWGCIYQGNNNWFVPSEHSSKQGALQTPFVKSGNAYVVILELRDPRVRAIEFVLKDGSHNRWLKQQNGNFRVEIPWNDLHAHHRIPNNLIERRAHKIWDRRGRPQSSAREQQIDYDNAIRELQAELARGISLDDLHANSTVPVEKEVTSEPHQSMNQSYRRKHDVQKWLQKYAEPINRNGSVQSTVLAELSKRSIGKENVVSQKIFHVRNYEITVLQRDVKGDCRLWVATNMAGPTVLHWGVAKSSAGEWLIPPPDVLPDKSKLVHGACQTHFTDMSNREHSYQFIDINLKQVGFVGIQFVIWSGGYWVNNNGANFVVNLKSTASTRGKLDVDGKYILKWLLDEISEREKEAERSLMHRFNIATELTERCKDEGEGGCIGIMVWMRFMATRHLTWNKNYNVKPREISEALERFTNLMEKIYLQQPIKREIVRLTMALVGRGGQGDVGQRIRDEILVIQRNNHCKSGMMEEWHQKLHNNSSADDVIICEALLNYVRSDFRIDAYWQTLKANGITKERLASYDRPIVSEPRFRGDGKEGLIRDLTMYLKTLKAVHSGADLESAIDTFLSPSKGHHVFAVNGLSPKLQDLLNLVKRLVHEENTDSLIEKLVDARIELHPALRAPRPRAKDLLFLDIALESCFKTTIEKRLISLNINNPPEIIFFICVVLENLCLSTFNNEEIIFCTKDWYRVSETYRPHDVQWALQTKAVLDRLQLVLADRCQHYFRLIEPTAKYLGQLLRIDKHGIDVFTEEVIRAGPGAVLSTLVNRFDPSLRKMANLGCWQVISSADAYGFLVCVNELIVVQNKVYSKPTVIIAGKVTGEEEIPDGVVAVLTPSMIDILSHVSIRARNSKICFATCFDQNVLRNLKLKEGRAISIHTMSTGLRISDGNISDVSVRHIYISSVPRGVISKGKKFCGHYVISSKEFTDEMFLRERVPSWIKIPTSVALPFGTFENALSDHSNKDVARKISAFKDSLNRGDLTKLKAIQEAILQMSAPMALRNELMNKLRSERMSGLGDEPGWNRSWMAIKKVWASKWNERAYVSCKKTRLDHDAVCMAVLIQEVICGDYAFVIHTNNPVSGDSTEIYTEVVKGLGETLVGAYPGRAMSFITKKTNLKSPTVISYPSKRIALYSKPSIIFRSDSNNEDLEGNAGAGLYDSVIMDEAEEVVVDYSREPLIVDKAFQMRLFSTIAEAGNVIETLYGSPQDIEGVVKGGHIYIVQARPQV
- the LOC104717833 gene encoding alpha-glucan water dikinase 2-like isoform X1; the encoded protein is MATSKVQQFQLIEGMELQITVTGLPNGSSVRAEFHIKNCIRTWILHWGCIYQGNNNWFVPSEHSSKQGALQTPFVKSGNAYVVILELRDPRVRAIEFVLKDGSHNRWLKQQNGNFRVEIPWNDLHAHHRIPNNLIERRAHKIWDRRGRPQSSAREQQIDYDNAIRELQAELARGISLDDLHANSTVPVEKEVTSEPHQSMNQSYRRKHDVQKWLQKYAEPINRNGSVQSTVLAELSKRSIGKENVVSQKIFHVRNYEITVLQRDVKGDCRLWVATNMAGPTVLHWGVAKSSAGEWLIPPPDVLPDKSKLVHGACQTHFTDMSNREHSYQFIDINLKQVGFVGIQFVIWSGGYWVNNNGANFVVNLKSTASTRGKLDVDGKYILKWLLDEISEREKEAERSLMHRFNIATELTERCKDEGEGGCIGIMVWMRFMATRHLTWNKNYNVKPREISEALERFTNLMEKIYLQQPIKREIVRLTMALVGRGGQGDVGQRIRDEILVIQRNNHCKSGMMEEWHQKLHNNSSADDVIICEALLNYVRSDFRIDAYWQTLKANGITKERLASYDRPIVSEPRFRGDGKEGLIRDLTMYLKTLKAVHSGADLESAIDTFLSPSKGHHVFAVNGLSPKLQDLLNLVKRLVHEENTDSLIEKLVDARIELHPALRAPRPRAKDLLFLDIALESCFKTTIEKRLISLNINNPPEIIFFICVVLENLCLSTFNNEEIIFCTKDWYRVSETYRPHDVQWALQTKAVLDRLQLVLADRCQHYFRLIEPTAKYLGQLLRIDKHGIDVFTEEVIRAGPGAVLSTLVNRFDPSLRKMANLGCWQVISSADAYGFLVCVNELIVVQNKVYSKPTVIIAGKVTGEEEIPDGVVAVLTPSMIDILSHVSIRARNSKICFATCFDQNVLRNLKLKEGRAISIHTMSTGLRISDGNISDVSVRHIYISSVPRGVISKGKKFCGHYVISSKEFTDEMVGSKSYNIKFLRERVPSWIKIPTSVALPFGTFENALSDHSNKDVARKISAFKDSLNRGDLTKLKAIQEAILQMSAPMALRNELMNKLRSERMSGLGDEPGWNRSWMAIKKVWASKWNERAYVSCKKTRLDHDAVCMAVLIQEVICGDYAFVIHTNNPVSGDSTEIYTEVVKGLGETLVGAYPGRAMSFITKKTNLKSPTVISYPSKRIALYSKPSIIFRSDSNNEDLEGNAGAGLYDSVIMDEAEEVVVDYSREPLIVDKAFQMRLFSTIAEAGNVIETLYGSPQDIEGVVKGGHIYIVQARPQV